One part of the Rhodococcus oxybenzonivorans genome encodes these proteins:
- a CDS encoding SigB/SigF/SigG family RNA polymerase sigma factor, which produces MTSGTRGGGQTARWPDEYQDVAALFERKAALDDDDPERRILRDALVTRCLPLAEHIARRFDGRGEAHDDLVQVARLGLVNSVDRFDVTRGSDFVSFAVPTIMGEVRRHFRDTGWAVRVPRRMKELHLALSLAVGELSQTLGHAPTVSELAEHLHIDQEDVAQGLLAGNAYQTVSVDNTSSERSGELSMVETIGDYDAAMDEVENHETLRPLLESLPERERTVLMLRFFGNMTQTQIADRVGISQMHVSRLLAKTLASLRDQLGEA; this is translated from the coding sequence GTGACGTCCGGTACTCGCGGTGGGGGGCAGACGGCACGCTGGCCGGACGAGTATCAGGATGTGGCAGCACTGTTCGAGCGGAAGGCCGCGCTCGACGACGACGATCCCGAAAGACGCATTCTCCGCGACGCGCTGGTGACGCGTTGTCTCCCCCTCGCAGAGCACATTGCCCGTCGTTTCGACGGGCGAGGCGAGGCGCACGACGACCTGGTACAGGTGGCGCGCCTCGGCCTCGTCAATTCGGTGGATCGGTTCGACGTGACCCGTGGTTCCGACTTCGTGTCCTTCGCGGTGCCCACGATCATGGGCGAGGTACGCCGGCATTTTCGAGATACCGGGTGGGCCGTGCGCGTACCGCGCCGCATGAAGGAACTGCATCTCGCGCTGAGCCTCGCGGTGGGCGAGTTGTCGCAGACCCTCGGCCACGCCCCCACGGTCAGCGAGCTGGCCGAACATCTCCACATCGACCAGGAGGACGTGGCACAGGGCCTCCTCGCAGGTAACGCCTACCAGACGGTGTCCGTGGACAACACGTCGTCCGAGCGGTCCGGCGAACTGTCCATGGTCGAGACGATCGGTGACTACGACGCCGCGATGGACGAAGTCGAGAATCACGAGACCCTGCGCCCGCTGCTCGAGTCGCTGCCCGAACGGGAGCGGACCGTCCTGATGCTCCGGTTCTTCGGCAACATGACGCAGACCCAGATCGCCGACCGCGTCGGCATCTCGCAGATGCACGTCTCGCGGCTGCTGGCGAAAACACTGGCGTCGCTGCGGGATCAGCTCGGCGAGGCGTGA
- a CDS encoding ATP-binding protein encodes MAIAKTIEPDQDHTHPVVELRVRATPDQLSVLRALAATVAIHEDFDLDSIADIKLAMDEICTQLIVRATPDAVLVCRLQYLDGTLRVAVSSTTTTIDSLGPRSFGWHVLHALTDSVDMRHELDPPSSGFVTTMEFTRVKNGSIL; translated from the coding sequence ATGGCCATCGCCAAGACAATCGAACCCGACCAGGATCACACTCATCCCGTCGTCGAACTGCGCGTGCGAGCAACGCCCGATCAGCTGTCCGTACTACGCGCCCTGGCAGCCACCGTTGCCATTCACGAAGACTTCGACCTCGACTCCATCGCCGACATCAAACTGGCCATGGACGAGATCTGCACCCAATTGATCGTCCGCGCGACGCCCGATGCAGTCCTGGTGTGCCGGCTGCAGTACCTCGACGGCACACTGCGAGTGGCCGTGTCGAGCACCACCACAACCATTGATTCGCTCGGGCCGCGCTCGTTCGGCTGGCACGTACTCCATGCCCTGACCGATTCGGTCGATATGCGCCACGAGCTGGACCCGCCCTCGTCGGGATTCGTCACCACCATGGAATTCACCAGGGTGAAGAACGGCTCGATTCTGTGA
- a CDS encoding ANTAR domain-containing protein, with protein sequence MRKDLRRQTATSVDAPTDVDPVTVSLEAVLRLLETEDSVIALLNNLCRQAVQAFPGAEMAGITLLGAAGPAFVAATSDEVLHLREAPVFGTGGSSLSVPLTDATTRADSRSGDIETLGALNLYGSRPRAFDDLDQSVLGLHVDAATAALRQVRRCEEARSLIEQLRIANDSRAVIDQAKGIVMALRGVDAGAAFGVLVARSQQENVKLRVVAEQVVRAVARRAPVGNAL encoded by the coding sequence ATGCGGAAGGATCTCCGACGGCAGACTGCGACGAGCGTCGACGCCCCCACGGACGTCGATCCCGTCACCGTGTCGCTCGAAGCGGTACTCCGGCTCCTCGAGACCGAAGACAGTGTCATTGCCCTCCTGAACAACTTGTGCAGGCAGGCGGTTCAGGCATTTCCCGGAGCGGAAATGGCCGGGATCACGCTACTGGGCGCAGCCGGCCCGGCATTCGTGGCCGCAACCTCGGACGAGGTTCTCCACTTGCGCGAGGCCCCGGTGTTCGGTACTGGCGGTAGCTCCCTATCGGTGCCGTTGACCGACGCGACAACACGGGCAGACTCCCGGTCGGGGGATATCGAGACGCTGGGTGCCTTGAACCTGTACGGCAGCCGCCCGCGCGCCTTCGACGACCTCGATCAGTCGGTGCTCGGGTTGCACGTCGACGCGGCGACAGCCGCACTGCGTCAGGTACGACGATGCGAGGAAGCGAGAAGCCTGATCGAACAATTGCGGATAGCAAATGATTCGCGGGCTGTCATCGATCAGGCCAAGGGCATCGTCATGGCGTTGCGGGGAGTAGATGCCGGGGCCGCGTTCGGCGTCCTTGTCGCGCGCTCGCAACAGGAGAACGTGAAGCTGCGTGTGGTCGCCGAGCAAGTGGTGCGCGCCGTCGCGAGACGCGCGCCCGTAGGTAACGCTTTGTAA
- a CDS encoding STAS domain-containing protein yields the protein MVLGVRGDIDLFSAPVFHEYVCTQISPEGQFILDMSKVDFIGTAGLSVLDSVHASNLRDGRHWAMVCGRPLYRLLRAAGQESSYPCFPSVDSALGAWHGRTA from the coding sequence ATGGTTCTCGGAGTGCGCGGTGACATCGATCTGTTCAGTGCGCCCGTGTTCCACGAATACGTTTGCACCCAGATCTCGCCTGAGGGGCAATTCATCCTCGACATGTCGAAGGTCGACTTCATCGGGACGGCAGGACTGTCGGTCCTCGACAGCGTCCACGCATCGAACCTTCGGGACGGGCGCCATTGGGCAATGGTCTGCGGGCGCCCGCTCTATCGGTTGTTACGGGCTGCGGGTCAGGAATCGAGTTACCCGTGCTTCCCGTCGGTCGACAGCGCGCTCGGGGCGTGGCATGGAAGAACCGCCTGA
- a CDS encoding glycosyltransferase: MVSGNAGPLTDSDGDGGGQSIHLAELSAALTREGHDVTVYTRRADETLPDRFTMPGGYTVVQVPLGPPRPMPEAEILPLMGGFGNFLKNEWEAERPDIVHAHYWMSGIATQLAARLLGIPTVQTFHALGVVEERFQRPMTSQSNRVHLEQLIARGATRVVATCTDEVFELAHLGLPRSRTSVVPSGVDVAEFTPDGRADDKGMRHRIVMVGRLAPSKGYDTAIAALTHLPDTELVIAGGPAAERVADDPEAMRLLALARESKVSNRVRIVGHVRHDVVPSLLRSADAVVCTPWYEPFGMVPLEAMACGTPVVASAVGGMRDTVVDGITGRLISPRNPVRLAEALRQIFDDDALRAGFGMAGCDRARARYSWDRVATDTLRAYGRCVSAPPRTSRTGAH; the protein is encoded by the coding sequence ATGGTCTCCGGCAACGCGGGTCCGCTGACCGATTCGGACGGCGACGGAGGCGGTCAAAGCATCCATCTGGCGGAATTGTCCGCTGCCCTCACCCGCGAGGGCCACGACGTCACCGTGTACACGCGCCGCGCCGACGAGACCCTCCCGGACCGCTTCACCATGCCGGGCGGATACACGGTCGTGCAGGTGCCCCTCGGCCCGCCCCGGCCGATGCCGGAAGCCGAAATACTGCCCCTGATGGGTGGTTTCGGCAATTTCCTGAAGAACGAATGGGAGGCCGAAAGGCCCGACATCGTTCACGCCCACTATTGGATGTCGGGTATTGCGACGCAGCTCGCGGCGCGCCTCCTCGGCATCCCCACCGTGCAGACCTTCCACGCCCTCGGCGTCGTCGAGGAGCGGTTCCAGCGTCCGATGACGAGCCAGTCCAACCGAGTTCACCTCGAGCAGTTGATCGCCCGCGGAGCCACCCGGGTGGTGGCAACGTGTACCGACGAGGTTTTCGAACTCGCCCACCTCGGTCTGCCGCGGTCCCGAACATCGGTGGTTCCTTCCGGTGTCGACGTCGCGGAATTCACTCCGGACGGTCGCGCCGACGACAAGGGGATGCGTCATCGCATCGTGATGGTCGGCAGGCTGGCGCCGAGCAAGGGCTACGACACCGCCATCGCCGCGCTCACCCATCTTCCCGATACCGAACTGGTCATTGCGGGCGGACCGGCCGCCGAGCGGGTCGCCGACGATCCGGAGGCGATGCGACTGCTGGCTCTCGCGCGTGAGAGCAAGGTGAGCAACAGGGTACGGATCGTCGGCCACGTTCGGCACGACGTCGTGCCCTCCCTGCTGCGCTCCGCGGACGCTGTGGTGTGTACCCCGTGGTACGAGCCATTCGGCATGGTCCCCCTGGAGGCGATGGCCTGCGGCACACCGGTGGTGGCTTCCGCGGTCGGCGGCATGCGGGACACGGTGGTCGACGGAATCACCGGGCGGCTGATCTCACCCCGAAATCCGGTACGACTGGCCGAGGCACTACGGCAAATCTTCGACGATGATGCGCTGCGTGCGGGTTTCGGCATGGCTGGCTGCGACCGTGCCCGCGCACGGTATTCCTGGGATCGAGTCGCCACCGACACACTTCGTGCGTACGGACGTTGCGTTTCCGCTCCCCCGCGCACGAGTCGAACAGGTGCGCACTGA
- a CDS encoding DUF6131 family protein, translating into MIVLGLILLLIGWLANLNWLWVLGIILLVIGAVLWILGSTGRAVGGRRHWY; encoded by the coding sequence ATGATCGTGCTCGGGTTGATCTTGCTCCTGATCGGATGGCTGGCCAATCTCAACTGGCTCTGGGTTCTCGGCATCATTCTCCTGGTGATCGGCGCGGTGCTGTGGATCCTCGGTTCCACCGGACGCGCTGTCGGCGGCAGGCGCCACTGGTACTAG
- a CDS encoding DUF2231 domain-containing protein — MNVPGLLRKTESADFLDNVSALLQRRIAGTLSGTGAREVLRGSWLGHPLHPVLVTVPIGAWSGSLVLDTVLRDHVAARRLIGFGLLSAVPTLTTGWVDWAERDATQRRVGLIHAGANALGIAAFTASFLRRRRGTDAQAVALSVAGFLAVGVGGTLGGHLTYAMGAGVGDVERSPSADTLPASRG, encoded by the coding sequence ATGAACGTACCCGGTCTGTTACGCAAGACGGAGTCCGCCGACTTCCTCGACAACGTCAGCGCACTGTTGCAGCGCAGGATCGCCGGCACGCTCAGCGGCACCGGAGCCCGTGAAGTTCTGCGGGGTTCCTGGTTGGGCCACCCGCTGCATCCCGTGCTCGTCACCGTCCCGATCGGCGCCTGGTCCGGGTCCCTGGTCCTGGACACCGTGCTGCGCGACCACGTCGCCGCCAGACGGTTGATCGGATTCGGTCTCCTCTCGGCAGTACCCACCCTCACGACCGGCTGGGTGGATTGGGCCGAACGCGATGCGACGCAACGCCGCGTCGGCCTCATTCACGCGGGGGCGAATGCGCTGGGAATCGCCGCCTTCACCGCGTCGTTCCTGCGCCGCCGCCGCGGTACCGACGCGCAAGCTGTCGCGCTGAGCGTCGCCGGGTTCCTCGCGGTCGGTGTCGGTGGAACGCTGGGCGGACATCTGACCTACGCAATGGGCGCAGGAGTCGGCGACGTGGAGCGCAGTCCATCAGCGGACACGCTTCCCGCGTCGAGAGGATGA
- a CDS encoding polyphosphate kinase 2 family protein, translating into MADNAAGLWETPAAEALRFRPGMQIADLDSRSTPGFVSSKIDGKRALHERGTVLSSLQEKLYANGRSGDNRSVLLVLQGMDTAGKGGMVRHVIGHVDPQGVDHVAFGVPTDEEKRHHYLWRVTKALPRGGQLGVFDRSHYEDVLVVRVHGFVPETVWRGRYDEINQFEKELLGTGTTLVKVAMFVSLDEQKSRLQKRLERPDKYWKYNPGDVTERKLWPAYQDAYQAMLDKTSTEDAPWYVVPCDRKWYSRIAVTELLIDAFERLRLEWPEPDFDVDTEKRRLAES; encoded by the coding sequence ATGGCAGACAACGCAGCAGGGTTGTGGGAGACACCGGCCGCCGAAGCGCTGCGTTTCCGTCCCGGCATGCAGATCGCTGATCTCGACAGTCGGAGCACACCAGGATTCGTCAGCAGCAAGATCGACGGGAAGCGCGCCCTCCACGAACGGGGAACGGTCCTCTCCTCGTTGCAAGAGAAGCTCTACGCCAACGGCCGATCCGGCGACAACCGCTCGGTGCTGCTCGTCCTTCAGGGCATGGACACCGCGGGCAAGGGCGGAATGGTTCGTCACGTCATCGGGCACGTCGATCCACAGGGTGTCGATCACGTGGCATTCGGGGTGCCCACCGACGAGGAGAAGCGGCACCACTACCTGTGGCGGGTCACGAAGGCGCTGCCCCGGGGTGGGCAACTGGGCGTCTTCGACCGCTCCCATTACGAGGACGTCCTGGTGGTGCGCGTACACGGCTTCGTTCCCGAGACCGTGTGGCGCGGCCGCTACGACGAGATCAATCAGTTCGAGAAGGAACTCCTCGGCACCGGCACCACCCTGGTGAAGGTGGCCATGTTCGTCTCCCTCGACGAACAGAAGTCGCGGCTGCAGAAGAGACTGGAGCGCCCGGACAAGTACTGGAAGTACAACCCGGGCGATGTGACCGAGCGCAAGTTGTGGCCGGCGTATCAAGACGCCTACCAGGCGATGCTCGACAAGACGTCCACCGAGGACGCGCCCTGGTATGTGGTTCCGTGTGACCGGAAGTGGTATAGCAGAATTGCGGTCACCGAGCTACTGATCGACGCGTTCGAACGCCTCCGCCTCGAATGGCCGGAACCTGATTTCGACGTCGACACGGAGAAGCGCCGACTCGCGGAGTCGTAG
- a CDS encoding DUF4873 domain-containing protein, whose translation MNDSEEEEGYRGPAEVAVGALPAVTVQVQLAGNFEPISGRYVWHGRVRTLTDALGEDADLSPGTELRITGPQGTATARITGVDLWGSHLIDGVTPPPFSRV comes from the coding sequence ATGAACGACTCCGAGGAAGAAGAGGGTTACCGCGGGCCGGCCGAGGTCGCGGTGGGTGCACTACCCGCCGTGACGGTCCAGGTCCAGCTCGCAGGGAACTTCGAACCCATCAGCGGTCGCTACGTCTGGCACGGGCGGGTACGCACGCTGACGGACGCCCTGGGCGAGGACGCCGACCTCTCCCCCGGCACGGAGTTACGGATCACGGGACCGCAAGGTACCGCCACCGCCAGGATCACGGGTGTGGACCTGTGGGGTAGCCACCTCATCGACGGGGTCACCCCGCCACCCTTCAGCCGAGTGTGA
- a CDS encoding TetR/AcrR family transcriptional regulator, translated as MTKLEKATKPDGRKRRWREHKIARREELVDGTIAAIRLRGRDIGMDEIASEIGVSKTVLYRYFADKSDLTNATMARYVETTLAPRIYEAIGEDLDDFELTRATITAYVETVASDPEVYLYIMSNGSGPGRDTVADSERMIAEVLSTVLGERLRQMEMDSGGSVPWAYGIVGGVQLATHWWISNRSMSVEDLINYLTMMTWGGIAGIAAFNGSPARFNAAPHPLLPTADE; from the coding sequence ATGACGAAGCTGGAAAAGGCGACCAAGCCTGACGGGCGCAAGCGCCGCTGGCGTGAGCACAAGATCGCGCGCCGGGAAGAGCTCGTCGACGGAACGATCGCCGCCATCCGCCTGCGTGGACGCGACATCGGCATGGATGAGATCGCCTCGGAAATCGGCGTCTCCAAGACCGTGCTGTACCGGTACTTCGCCGACAAGAGCGATCTCACCAATGCCACCATGGCCCGCTACGTGGAAACCACGCTGGCACCCCGGATCTACGAGGCCATCGGCGAAGATCTCGACGACTTCGAACTCACCCGCGCCACGATCACCGCCTACGTGGAGACGGTCGCATCCGATCCCGAAGTGTATCTGTACATCATGTCGAACGGTTCGGGGCCGGGCCGGGACACGGTGGCCGATTCCGAACGGATGATCGCGGAGGTCCTCTCGACGGTGCTCGGCGAGCGACTGCGTCAGATGGAGATGGATTCCGGAGGCTCGGTGCCGTGGGCGTACGGCATCGTCGGCGGTGTCCAGTTGGCTACCCACTGGTGGATCTCGAACCGATCGATGTCAGTGGAGGATCTGATCAACTACCTGACGATGATGACCTGGGGAGGCATCGCCGGCATCGCTGCCTTCAACGGTTCCCCTGCGCGATTCAACGCGGCACCGCACCCGCTGCTTCCCACGGCCGACGAGTAG
- a CDS encoding DUF445 domain-containing protein, whose amino-acid sequence MHQLSLSAFDDGEKRRDLRKMKTVATGFLVFATVVYLVCRWQESRGAGEWVGYVRAASEAGMVGALADWFAVTALFRHPLGLPIPHTAIIKRKKDQLGASLSSFVGQNFLAPEVVAAKVQAAQIPLRLGTWMAQPKHAARVAAETATVLRGLVEVLRDEDVQQIIDSTIVRRLAEPEWGPPIGRVLGELIRENRQLPILDLLAERAHQWALGSQETIDRIVTRDSPSWSPKFVDLMLGEKIHRELVEFTWKVRSNPEHEVRQAANRFLVDFADDLQNDPVTMEKAEKIKAEIMGREEVTGLAAATWKVAKRLIMESVDDPGSTLRTKVAENVVQIGERLRDDDELRLKVDGWVMAGTRYVVDNYTDEITGIISDTVERWDAEEASKKIELQVGRDLQFIRINGTVVGSIAGLLIYTVSSLMFG is encoded by the coding sequence GTGCACCAATTGAGTCTTTCTGCTTTCGACGACGGGGAGAAGCGGCGCGATCTCCGCAAGATGAAGACCGTGGCGACGGGTTTCCTCGTGTTCGCCACCGTGGTCTACCTCGTGTGCCGGTGGCAGGAATCGCGCGGTGCGGGGGAGTGGGTCGGCTACGTGCGAGCCGCGTCGGAGGCCGGAATGGTGGGCGCGCTCGCCGACTGGTTCGCCGTCACGGCACTGTTCCGCCATCCCCTCGGCCTGCCCATTCCGCACACGGCGATCATCAAACGGAAGAAGGATCAGCTCGGTGCCAGCCTGAGCAGTTTCGTGGGGCAGAACTTCCTGGCTCCCGAAGTGGTGGCGGCCAAGGTCCAGGCCGCCCAGATCCCGCTACGGCTCGGCACCTGGATGGCGCAGCCGAAACATGCCGCGCGAGTCGCCGCCGAGACAGCGACCGTCCTGCGCGGACTCGTCGAGGTGCTCCGCGACGAGGACGTGCAGCAGATCATCGACAGCACCATCGTGCGCAGGCTGGCCGAGCCGGAATGGGGGCCGCCGATCGGACGGGTACTCGGTGAACTAATCCGCGAAAACCGTCAGCTGCCGATCCTGGACCTGCTTGCCGAGCGCGCCCACCAGTGGGCCCTGGGAAGCCAGGAAACGATCGACCGGATCGTCACCCGCGACTCGCCGTCCTGGTCGCCCAAGTTCGTCGACCTGATGCTCGGCGAGAAGATCCACCGTGAGCTGGTCGAATTCACGTGGAAGGTGCGCTCGAACCCCGAGCACGAGGTCCGTCAGGCGGCCAACCGCTTCCTCGTCGACTTCGCCGACGACCTGCAGAACGACCCCGTCACGATGGAGAAGGCCGAAAAAATCAAGGCCGAAATCATGGGTCGCGAGGAGGTGACCGGGCTCGCCGCCGCCACCTGGAAGGTCGCCAAGCGCCTCATCATGGAGTCCGTCGACGATCCGGGCAGCACGCTGCGGACCAAGGTCGCCGAGAACGTCGTCCAGATCGGCGAACGACTGCGCGACGACGACGAGCTGAGACTCAAGGTCGACGGGTGGGTCATGGCGGGCACGCGATACGTCGTCGACAACTACACCGACGAGATCACCGGGATCATCTCCGACACCGTCGAACGCTGGGATGCCGAGGAAGCGAGCAAGAAGATCGAACTGCAGGTGGGACGGGACCTCCAGTTCATCAGGATCAACGGCACGGTGGTCGGTTCGATCGCCGGGTTACTGATCTACACGGTCTCCTCATTGATGTTCGGCTGA
- a CDS encoding helix-turn-helix domain-containing protein: MASDDREAAGAGDVAARVVSNAAHDIGGFIRAQREAAQVSMRQLAQLAGVSNPYLSQIERGLRKPSAEVLAQIAKGLRVSSEVLYVQAGYLEQRPHGPVRDALLADTAITERQKQVLLEIYESFCRENDSAESAESRMSEVRTHEPHRSGPETPEPDPPNVEQEIADD; this comes from the coding sequence ATGGCCAGCGATGACCGCGAGGCAGCCGGTGCAGGAGATGTGGCCGCTCGCGTAGTCAGTAACGCCGCACACGACATCGGTGGCTTCATTCGCGCACAACGTGAAGCCGCGCAGGTCTCGATGCGACAACTGGCGCAACTCGCAGGCGTCAGTAATCCGTACCTGAGTCAGATCGAGCGCGGGTTGCGCAAGCCTTCGGCCGAAGTGCTGGCGCAGATAGCGAAGGGTCTCCGGGTGTCCTCGGAGGTCCTGTACGTCCAGGCGGGGTACCTCGAGCAACGACCCCACGGTCCTGTTCGCGACGCCCTGCTTGCGGATACGGCCATCACCGAGCGGCAGAAGCAAGTGCTGCTCGAGATCTACGAGTCCTTCTGTCGTGAGAACGACTCGGCAGAATCCGCCGAATCCAGGATGTCCGAGGTTCGGACCCACGAACCACATCGGTCCGGACCCGAGACGCCGGAACCCGACCCCCCCAACGTTGAACAGGAGATAGCCGATGACTGA
- the tadA gene encoding major lipid droplet protein TadA, with protein MTDQKTIDSVKTSLYAAVGAGDVVVQAVADVVAQVRSRAETTQDDVEERVGGARERIAGLQEEVTEGVEHLRERLAGLPSELPEELAELREKFTADELRKVAEAYLKVASDLYTSLAERGEDAVERIRKQPVVEEGLGRAESAFGDAVELTEEALGTVARQTRAVGEQAAKLAGRASVRISDTAEGVGEAIADAGDEAAIRVLDLGDQAEEVSKEAADRVNATAADVQARADKAAPAKHAAPAKKATPAPAPAKAAPAKAAATPPAPTKKTAPAKKTAPAKKV; from the coding sequence ATGACTGACCAGAAAACCATCGACAGCGTCAAGACCTCGCTGTACGCAGCCGTAGGTGCCGGTGACGTCGTGGTGCAGGCCGTGGCCGACGTCGTCGCCCAGGTCCGGTCGCGCGCCGAGACCACCCAGGATGATGTCGAGGAGCGCGTCGGTGGCGCCCGCGAACGCATCGCCGGTCTGCAGGAAGAGGTCACCGAGGGTGTCGAGCACCTCCGCGAGCGCCTCGCGGGCCTGCCGTCCGAGCTGCCCGAGGAGCTCGCCGAGCTCCGCGAGAAGTTCACCGCCGACGAACTGCGCAAGGTCGCCGAGGCTTACCTGAAGGTTGCGTCCGACCTCTACACCTCCCTCGCGGAGCGCGGCGAGGATGCAGTCGAGCGCATCCGCAAGCAGCCGGTCGTCGAGGAGGGTCTCGGTCGCGCCGAATCGGCCTTCGGTGACGCCGTCGAGCTGACCGAGGAAGCTCTCGGCACTGTGGCACGCCAGACCCGCGCTGTGGGCGAGCAGGCCGCGAAGCTCGCCGGCCGCGCGTCCGTCCGGATCTCCGACACCGCCGAGGGCGTCGGCGAAGCGATTGCCGACGCCGGCGACGAGGCCGCGATTCGCGTTCTCGACCTGGGCGACCAGGCCGAAGAGGTCTCGAAGGAGGCTGCCGATCGTGTGAACGCTACGGCTGCCGACGTCCAGGCCCGCGCCGACAAGGCAGCGCCGGCCAAGCACGCTGCCCCGGCGAAGAAGGCGACCCCAGCCCCGGCCCCGGCCAAGGCTGCTCCGGCCAAGGCTGCTGCAACTCCGCCCGCGCCCACCAAGAAGACGGCTCCGGCCAAGAAGACGGCTCCGGCCAAGAAGGTCTGA
- a CDS encoding DUF2516 family protein — MIQVDGIVSVILLVIRIVALGGAAFALFHAARQRKDAFTAVDKLSKPIWLSILAVAFLVLLLFPAVQLFGIVAVVAVCVYLVDVRPRVDDVQRGPRW, encoded by the coding sequence GTGATTCAAGTTGACGGCATCGTCTCGGTGATCTTGTTGGTGATTCGCATCGTCGCCCTCGGCGGCGCGGCGTTCGCCCTGTTTCACGCTGCTCGCCAGCGCAAAGACGCCTTCACGGCCGTCGACAAGCTGAGCAAACCCATCTGGCTGAGCATTCTCGCCGTGGCATTCCTCGTGCTGCTGCTGTTCCCCGCGGTGCAGCTGTTCGGCATCGTCGCGGTGGTGGCAGTCTGCGTCTATCTCGTGGATGTCCGGCCGCGGGTGGACGACGTCCAACGCGGACCCCGCTGGTAG
- a CDS encoding SRPBCC family protein, which translates to MATPTTVEQSRAIPITCAQAFDGTLSIPLDAIFSRRYALLPPIKQVRGQDGIWGRVGQSRTVVTTDGGTMREVLTNVDAPHSFSYLLSDITGPLRPLVDSIDGTWEFVPCGTGTRITWRWVLHPRGPGTLVMPLIASMWRGYARQALEVLSEQLLMPESTERTPD; encoded by the coding sequence ATGGCCACGCCCACCACGGTCGAGCAGTCGCGGGCTATCCCGATCACATGCGCGCAAGCATTCGACGGGACCCTGTCGATCCCACTGGATGCGATCTTCTCCCGCCGCTACGCCCTGCTGCCGCCCATCAAGCAGGTTCGCGGACAGGACGGAATCTGGGGCCGGGTCGGACAGTCGCGCACAGTGGTCACCACGGACGGCGGAACGATGCGCGAGGTGCTGACAAATGTCGATGCCCCACACTCGTTCAGTTACCTGCTCAGCGACATCACCGGCCCACTGCGGCCGCTGGTTGACAGCATCGACGGAACCTGGGAGTTCGTCCCATGCGGGACCGGGACCAGAATCACCTGGCGATGGGTCCTGCACCCGAGGGGCCCTGGGACACTCGTCATGCCGCTGATCGCCTCGATGTGGCGTGGCTACGCACGACAGGCACTGGAGGTGCTGTCCGAGCAACTGCTCATGCCGGAGTCCACCGAGCGCACGCCGGACTGA